The region TTTTGTTTTTATTTAATAATTCCAATGCTCTTCTACTCAATTGAAGTATTGGGGGACCTGATATACCATACTTAGTAAATAGAATATCTCCTGAATCCTCTCCAATATCTTTTCCATTATTCAATAAAGTTGCTGTGCCTACTATCTTTACCCCATCAATTCTCTTAAAAAAATCACCTTGTAACTTAAGTTGAACAAGTCCCGGAAATACAGAAACAACATTATGTCCCAATGATTTTGCTAAATCATATCCATTTCCATCTGAACCAGAAGAAGGCATTGCATTTCCTCCTGTGGCTATAATAACTTTATCCCCCTTGATTCTTTTATTGTCATCTAGAGTAAGTTTAAAGACATTTCTTTCTTTCTCTATTTTTTTTACATATGAGTCACAAAGTATTTCAACTCCTATTTCATCTAACTCATATCTAAGTACATCTAATACACTAGAAGCTTGAAAAGAAAGTGGAAATACTTTTCCCTTATCCTCAACTACATGAGTAATTCCTAACCTTTCAAAAAAATCTATGGTGGTTTCTACATTGAACTGAGAAAGAGGACTGTATACAAATTTCGGATTATTACCATGATAATTTTTCACATCTAAAAATACATTTGTATAATTACATCTTCCATTACCAGTTGCTAGTATCTTCTTTCCTACTCTTGGGTTTCTTTCTAAAATGGTAACTGAAGCCCCTTTTCTTCTAGCTGAAATTGCAGCCATCATTCCTGCTGCACCACCACCTACAACTATTACCTTAACCATAATATTTACTCCTTTTTAAACATTATCAATAATTTTATCATTCCATTTTATTTTATATGTTATTACGAATTTTGTCTATTCAAAAAGCCCTTCTTCATTTGAAGAAAGGCTCTATATTAACTCACTATTTTTCGTTCTTATTTAATACTGCATTTAAAGCTACACCAACTATTGCTGCAAAACTTAATCCTGATATTTTTACAGTTTTAGTTACTGGAATTCCTATGGTTATTCCAAATTTCTTTTCTACAATACTACTTCCAAGGCCAAAAACTAATATTGTAACCATTACTATAATGTTCTTTGTGTTAAATTCTACTTTATTGTTCTTTATAGTCTGAACTCCTACTAGAGATATCATACTAAATAACATAATACTTATTCCACCCATTACTGGAACTGGTATAGTATTTAGAAATGCTCCTACCTTTGATACAAATCCTAATGCTATGGCAAATACAGCTGCTAATCTAAGAATTGATGGATCATAATTTTTAGTTATTGCAAGAACTCCTGTATTTTCACCATAAGTTGTATTTGCAGGTCCTCCTATTAATGATGCTGCTATTGTTGCAAGACCATCTCCTAGAAGGGTTCTATTTAGTCCTGGGTCTTCTATAAAGTTCTTCCCTACTACTTGTCCATTTGTAGTTATATCCCCTATATGTTCCATAAATACAGCTAATACTACAGGAGCTATAATAGCTATTGCTCCAAAATCAAATTTTGGTGCGTTGAATGGAGGCAATGAAATAAACGGACTCTCTTTTACTATACTCATATCTACTATTCCTATTTTATAGGATACTAAATATCCAACTATTACTCCTGTTAAAATCGCAAGTTGCTTGAAAAAACCCTTACCTTTAAAATTAACCAATAATGCAGTTGCCAGAGTTATTGCTGCTACCATAAAGTTATTGCTAGCCATGTCAAATGCTGTTGGTATAAGATTCATACCTATTACAATTATCATTGGTCCTACTACTTGAGATGGTAAGAATTTTTGTATTTTCTCAACACCTATTTTTTTAATTAAAAGAGATACTATAACATATATTAATCCAGCTACAAGCATACCGCCTTGTGCATATGAAAAGTCTCCATTGTATAATTTATTAACAGTTATTACTACTGGAATAAAAGCAAAGGATGAACCTAAGAACACTGGTACTTTACCCTTTGTACATAGGTGAAATATAAGTGTACCCATTCCTGCTGAAAATAATGCTATAGATGGATTTAAGCCTGTTAGCATAGGTACTAAAACTGTTGCACCAAACATAGCTATTAAATGTTGCAGTGCTAGTACTACTTTCCTTGAAGAACTTTTTAAACTAATTTCTTTTTCTAATTTTGAATCACTTCTTAATACATTGTCTGTCATAAAAAAAACCTCCTCATATTATTTTGGGAGATTTAATCTCCTTTTTCAGTCTCACGGGACTGATTTAAAAGGCATACTTTAACTGATTGTGAGATAAAGGCTACAAAAAAAACTTCTTGCTTACAGCAAGAAGTTATATGCATAAAAACTCCTACATTTTCACAATCTTGCCAGTCTCACAGGACTGAGTTAAAGACTTGTGCACCTTTTATCTTTTCAATTATACCACTTTTATTTTGAAATAACAACATGTTTTATAATCGTCTTAGAAATTCTCCTTCTTCTAAATTCACCATCTGTAATCCTTCTTCTATTTGAGCTAAAATAATTTGCTTATCCTTGTTTAACGTACCTCTAAGGGGAACATAATTAGAAGCATGATTACTTCTGAAAATACAATTGTCAATATCTAAACCTTCAACAAATAACTTTGTCTCAGTTAATACTTCTTTTGGAGTCAAAATCTTAAATTTCCCTTTTTCATGGTCACTATAGAGTTGAGTACCTTCTTCTAATAGAAGTGTCAAAAGTCCAACATAATTAGGATTGATTTCATTTATTACCCTAGCTGACTCTATGGCATGTTCCCTAGATAGTTTTCTTCCACCTATACCAGATATAAGGGTAACAGAAAGCTCTATATTTGAATCAATTATTCTCTTTCCAGCCCTTATCATTTCTTCAGAAGTTACACCTTTATTAATACTTTTTAGTATAATATCGCTTCCAGATTCTACTCCTAAATAAACGATACCAAGGCCTAATCCTTTTAACTCCATTAGTTCATCCCTGCTTTTACCAAGTATAGATCTAGGGGAACCATATATTCCAACTCTTTCACATTCGGGAAAAACTGTTTTTATTTCCTTTAAAATCTTTATTAGATCTTTTGTCTTTATAATTAAGGCATCTCCATCAGCTAAAAATATTCTCTTTACTCTTTTATAATATTCTCTCCCAGCTGAAAGATCTTCCAATATTTCTTCTACACTTCTAACCCTAAAATTCTTCTCCTTATACATAGAACAAAAAGTACATCTATTGTGAGAACATCCTATAGTAGCCTGAACTATAAGACTATAAGCTTCACTAGGAGGCCTATACAATGCACCTTCATATCTCATATTTTCACTCCTTTAACCGCATTTAGAAAATCCGCAATTTCTACAAATATTACATCCACCTTCATGCTCCAAAATACTACCACATTCAGGACAAATTGATTCATTATTCATTGAAATATTTTCTATTTTTGAAGACTCTAATTCTTCATCCAAAGTACATGTTAAATCATCTACTGTAGAATTATCTACTTCTACACAAGTATTCATAGCCCTTTCCAAAGCTTTACCAATTGCATCTGGACAAGAAAGAACTTTTATTTCTTTATTAGTAGCTTTTTGTCTTAATGTAGAATGACATCTTATGCCTTTAAGTTGTTCAATTATCTCTTTTACATCCATACCAGACCTCAATGCAATAGATATTAGCCTACTTGTTGCTTCACTTTGACTTGGACATCCTCCAGCTCTACCTAGATTTGTGAATACTTCACATACGCCATTTTCATCAGAATTAACAGTGATATAAAGATTTCCACAACCAATTTTAACTTTTTCAGTAATTCCTCTTGTAATAGCTGGTCTCATTCTTGGTTTTACAAGGGGAAGACTTCCCACCATTACTTCTCTTTTTTCTTCTTTTTTTGCTGTACTCAATACTTGATTTTCCCTACTGCCATCTCTATAAATAGTTACACCTTTACAGCCTAATTTATAAGCTAGCATATATACTTCTTCAACATTTTCTTTTGTAGCATCATTTTTGAAATTAACTGTTTTTGATACTGCATTGTCTACATGTTTCTGAAATGCTGCTTGCATCTTAACATGCCAAAATGGAGATATATCATGGGCAGTAACAAAAACACTTCTTATATCTTCAGGAATTTCTTCTATATGTTGTATGGAACCTTCTCTTGCTATTCTCTCCATCAATTCTTGTGTATAAAATCCTCTTTCTTTGGCAACCTTTTCGAAATAAGGATGTACCTCTAATAATTTATCGTTGTCCATTACATTTCTAATAAATGAAATTGCAAATAACGGTTCAACACCACTACTAGCCCCAGCTATAATACTTATTGTCCCTGTTGGCGCAATTGTAGTAGTCGTAGCATTTCTCATAGGAGTTCCTTTTTCATAGTAAGTACTCAATTCATATGCTGGGAATACCCCTCTTTTCTCTGCCAATTCCATGGATTTTTCTTTAGAAACCTTATCTATAAAACTCATCAATTCATCTGCTAAATCTACAGCTTGTTGTGAATTATAAGGAATGCCAAGATAAAACAATACATCTGCAAAACCCATGACTCCTAATCCTATCTTTCTAGTCTTTTTTGTCATTTCATCAATTTCAGGCAATGGATATTTGTTCATATCTATTACATTGTCAAGAAAATGTACTGAAGTTCTAACTGTTTTATCTAATTTATTATAATCTATTTCATAGCCATTGGGTCCTTCTACTACCATCTTAGCTAAATTAATAGAACCTAAGTTACAGCTTTCATAGGGTAAAAGAGGCTGTTCGCCACATGGGTTAGTACTTTCTATCTCTCCTAACTTTTCAATTGGACTTGCTTCATTTATCCTATCTAAAAAAACAATACCTGGTTCACCAGTATTCCATGCCATTTCTACAATATGCTTAAATACTTTTCTTGCATTTAACTTTCCTACCACCTGTTTAGTATGAGGATCTATAAGCTCATAGTCTTCATCATTGTTTACTGCTTCCATAAATTTTTCTGTAATCCCAACACTTATGTTAAAATTTGTGATCTCAGCTGTGTCACTTTTGCATTCGATAAAATCCATAATATCAGGATGGTCAATCCTTAGTATTCCCATATTGGCACCTCTTCTGGTACCTCCCTGTTTTACAGCCTCTGTAGCTGCATTAAATACCTTCATAAAACTTATTGGTCCAGAAGCAACTCCGCCTGTTGACTTCACTGTTGAACCATTTTGTCTAAGTCTAGAAAAACTAAATCCAGTTCCGCCACCACTTTTATGTATAAGTGCTGCGTTTTTTATTGCATCAAAAATTCCTTCCATAGAATCCTCAATTGGCAACACAAAACAAGCCGACAATTGTCCTAATTCTTTTCCTGCA is a window of Anaerosalibacter sp. Marseille-P3206 DNA encoding:
- a CDS encoding NAD(P)/FAD-dependent oxidoreductase, producing MVKVIVVGGGAAGMMAAISARRKGASVTILERNPRVGKKILATGNGRCNYTNVFLDVKNYHGNNPKFVYSPLSQFNVETTIDFFERLGITHVVEDKGKVFPLSFQASSVLDVLRYELDEIGVEILCDSYVKKIEKERNVFKLTLDDNKRIKGDKVIIATGGNAMPSSGSDGNGYDLAKSLGHNVVSVFPGLVQLKLQGDFFKRIDGVKIVGTATLLNNGKDIGEDSGDILFTKYGISGPPILQLSRRALELLNKNKKPVLKVSIISGKSKEELSEYLKIRFTYMPKKTIEIGLIGLLNKRLIPVILEEAGIDKGKIVSNISNEEIDSLAEILTDWRFNIIGSKSFDFAQVTAGGIDTREIDGRTMESKLISGLYFAGEVVDIDGDCGGFNLQWAWSSGYVAGLNATL
- a CDS encoding vitamin B12-dependent ribonucleotide reductase, giving the protein MNLSDNALKVLERRYLTKDESGKIIETPKEMFERVAKFLAKADSIYDDNADINDTEKSFFDMMANLEFIPNSPTLMNAGKELGQLSACFVLPIEDSMEGIFDAIKNAALIHKSGGGTGFSFSRLRQNGSTVKSTGGVASGPISFMKVFNAATEAVKQGGTRRGANMGILRIDHPDIMDFIECKSDTAEITNFNISVGITEKFMEAVNNDEDYELIDPHTKQVVGKLNARKVFKHIVEMAWNTGEPGIVFLDRINEASPIEKLGEIESTNPCGEQPLLPYESCNLGSINLAKMVVEGPNGYEIDYNKLDKTVRTSVHFLDNVIDMNKYPLPEIDEMTKKTRKIGLGVMGFADVLFYLGIPYNSQQAVDLADELMSFIDKVSKEKSMELAEKRGVFPAYELSTYYEKGTPMRNATTTTIAPTGTISIIAGASSGVEPLFAISFIRNVMDNDKLLEVHPYFEKVAKERGFYTQELMERIAREGSIQHIEEIPEDIRSVFVTAHDISPFWHVKMQAAFQKHVDNAVSKTVNFKNDATKENVEEVYMLAYKLGCKGVTIYRDGSRENQVLSTAKKEEKREVMVGSLPLVKPRMRPAITRGITEKVKIGCGNLYITVNSDENGVCEVFTNLGRAGGCPSQSEATSRLISIALRSGMDVKEIIEQLKGIRCHSTLRQKATNKEIKVLSCPDAIGKALERAMNTCVEVDNSTVDDLTCTLDEELESSKIENISMNNESICPECGSILEHEGGCNICRNCGFSKCG
- a CDS encoding radical SAM protein, encoding MRYEGALYRPPSEAYSLIVQATIGCSHNRCTFCSMYKEKNFRVRSVEEILEDLSAGREYYKRVKRIFLADGDALIIKTKDLIKILKEIKTVFPECERVGIYGSPRSILGKSRDELMELKGLGLGIVYLGVESGSDIILKSINKGVTSEEMIRAGKRIIDSNIELSVTLISGIGGRKLSREHAIESARVINEINPNYVGLLTLLLEEGTQLYSDHEKGKFKILTPKEVLTETKLFVEGLDIDNCIFRSNHASNYVPLRGTLNKDKQIILAQIEEGLQMVNLEEGEFLRRL
- a CDS encoding uracil-xanthine permease family protein yields the protein MTDNVLRSDSKLEKEISLKSSSRKVVLALQHLIAMFGATVLVPMLTGLNPSIALFSAGMGTLIFHLCTKGKVPVFLGSSFAFIPVVITVNKLYNGDFSYAQGGMLVAGLIYVIVSLLIKKIGVEKIQKFLPSQVVGPMIIVIGMNLIPTAFDMASNNFMVAAITLATALLVNFKGKGFFKQLAILTGVIVGYLVSYKIGIVDMSIVKESPFISLPPFNAPKFDFGAIAIIAPVVLAVFMEHIGDITTNGQVVGKNFIEDPGLNRTLLGDGLATIAASLIGGPANTTYGENTGVLAITKNYDPSILRLAAVFAIALGFVSKVGAFLNTIPVPVMGGISIMLFSMISLVGVQTIKNNKVEFNTKNIIVMVTILVFGLGSSIVEKKFGITIGIPVTKTVKISGLSFAAIVGVALNAVLNKNEK